From the genome of Chlorocebus sabaeus isolate Y175 chromosome 2, mChlSab1.0.hap1, whole genome shotgun sequence, one region includes:
- the SDC4 gene encoding syndecan-4 — MAPARLFALLLLFVGGVAESIRETEVIDPQDLLEGRYFSGALPDDEDVVGPGQESDDFELSGSGDLDDLEDSTIGPEVIHPLVPLDNHIPEKAGSGSQVPTETKKLEENEVIPKRISPIETSEDVSNKVSMSSTVQGSNIFERTEVLAALIVGGVVGILFAVFLILLLMYRMKKKDEGSYDLGKKPIYKKAPTNEFYA; from the exons ATCCGAGAGACTGAGGTCATCGACCCCCAGGACCTCCTAGAAGGCCGATACTTCTCCGGAGCCCTACCAGATGATGAGGATGTAGTGGGACCCGGGCAGGAATCTGATGACTTTGAGCTGTCTGGCTCTGGAGATCTGG ATGACTTGGAAGACTCCACGATCGGCCCTGAAGTTATCCATCCCTTG GTGCCTCTAGATAACCATATCCCTGAGAAGGCAGGGTCTGGGAGCCAAGTCCCCACTGAAACCAAGAAACTGGAGGAGAATGAGGTTATTCCCAAGAGGATCTCACCCATTGAAACAAGTGAGGATGTGTCTAACAAGGTGTCCATGTCCAGCACTGTGCAGGGCAGCAATATCTTTGAGAGAACGGAGGTCCTGGCAG ctCTGATTGTGGGTGGCGTCGTAGGCATCCTCTTTGCCGTCTTCCTGATCCTCCTGCTCATGTACCGTATGAAGAAGAAGGATGAAGGCAGCTATGACCTGGGCAAGAAACCCATCTACAAGAAAGCGCCCACCAATGAGTTCTACGCGTGA